One segment of Odontesthes bonariensis isolate fOdoBon6 chromosome 1, fOdoBon6.hap1, whole genome shotgun sequence DNA contains the following:
- the mthfsd gene encoding methenyltetrahydrofolate synthase domain-containing protein isoform X2 has protein sequence MEPVIKINPGASKWDIRQKVWDYIEENNLANFPRPVHNRIPNFKGAIQACNRLAVLQEFKSSQTVKVNPDRPQQQARFVALEARKTLLVPTPRLRTGLFNKIIPPQGATKEQLRICASSQGVKDFSVPVGLDAQVKVDLVVVGSVAVSEKGCRIGKGEGFADMEYAMMASMGAVNDSAVVVTVVHDCQVVDIPEELMGDHDLTVDYVLTPTRVIKTNCQLPKPQGIIWTKLDPEKLERIPILKKMRALEEQAGKDVTLGEPSLAAELGLQTDRPKKQTRRTPRRHTQQDVEGEFSKESTQEKRVDGEQKTRQRPGRMRKESRGDGRGDKEGETRRPPKGKNREYTKEQDVEQGRGETGAQRKLPLSVTTVYLGGIPAGLRVSELKTALREREAAPLRLTWQGAQHRAFLDYSDPQAADQALEALQGLCLNDHNLQAELAKSQRGGTRSGQSIKRQKPPAAPKSKMAPPDAESDTAGETEQ, from the exons ATGGAGCCTGTCATAAAGATAAATCCAG GGGCGTCGAAATGGGACATTCGTCAGAAGGTTTGGGACTACATAGAGGAAAACAATCTGGCCAACTTTCCAAGGCCTGTTCACAACAGAATCCCAAACTTCAAG GGTGCAATTCAAGCATGCAACAGGCTTGCGGTGCTGCAGGAGTTCAAGTCCAGCCAGACAGTCAAAGTAAACCCAGACAGACCGCAGCAGCAGGCACGCTTTGTCGCTCTGGAA GCAAGGAAAACTTTATTGGTTCCAACTCCCCGTCTTCGCACTGGTCTTTTCAACAAGATCATTCCTCCCCAGGGCGCCACCAAAGAACAGCTGCGCATATGCGCCTCCTCTCAG GGTGTGAAAGACTTCAGCGTGCCTGTTGGCCTGGATGCACAGGTAAAGGTAGACTTGGTGGTGGTTGGCTCTGTTGCAGTATCAGAGAAAG GTTGTCGGATTGGAAAAGGGGAGGGATTTGCTGACATGGAGTACGCCATGATGGCTTCAATGGGGGCTGTGAATGACTCTGCTGTGGTAGTCACTGTCGTCCATGACTGCCAG GTGGTAGATATTCCAGAGGAGCTAATGGGAGATCATGACCTGACTGTTGACTACGTGCTCACACCCACCAGAGTTATTAAGACTAACTGCCAGCTACCCAAACCACAGGGAATCATCTGGACTAAG CTGGACCCAGAAAAGCTGGAGAGGATCCCCATCCTGAAGAAGATGCGTGCCCTGGAGGAGCAGGCAGGAAAGGATGTTACACTCGGGGAACCATCACTTGCAGCAGAGCTCGGTTTGCAGACTGATCGACCCAAAAAGCAAACCAGACGGACACCGAGGCGGCACACGCAGCAGGATGTCGAGGGAGAATTTAGTAAGGAATCCACACAGGAGAAAAGAGTAGATGGAGAACAGAAAACCAGACAGCGACCAGGTAGAATGAGGAAAGAaagcagaggagatggcaggggaGATAAGGAGGGTGAAACACGCAGGCCACCAAAGGGTAAAAACAGGGAGTACACGAAGGAGCAGGACGTAGAACAAGGTAGAGGTGAAACAGGGGCTCAGCGTAAGCTCCCTCTGAGTGTGACCACAGTTTACCTGGGAGGAATCCCTGCTGGGCTGCGTGTTAGTGAGCTGAAAACTGCCCTCAGAGAGAGGGAAGCTGCGCCACTCAGGCTCACCTGGCAGGGAGCTCAACACCGGGCCTTCCTGGACTACAGTGACCCTCAGGCTGCAGATCAGGCCCTGGAGGCGCTGCAGGGTCTCTGTCTGAATGATCACAATCTGCAGGCTGAGCTGGCCAAGAGCCAACGTGGAGGCACAAGGTCTGGACAGTCCATTAAGAGACAAAAACCACCCGCTGCTCCGaagtcaaaaatggcaccaccAGATGCTGAGAGTGACACTGCTGGGGAGACGGAGCAGTAA
- the mthfsd gene encoding methenyltetrahydrofolate synthase domain-containing protein isoform X1: MEPVIKINPGASKWDIRQKVWDYIEENNLANFPRPVHNRIPNFKGAFVACTKLAELQAFTQSAEVKVDPDKPLEGARLAVLQARKTLLVPTPRLRTGLFNKIIPPQGATKEQLRICASSQGVKDFSVPVGLDAQVKVDLVVVGSVAVSEKGCRIGKGEGFADMEYAMMASMGAVNDSAVVVTVVHDCQVVDIPEELMGDHDLTVDYVLTPTRVIKTNCQLPKPQGIIWTKLDPEKLERIPILKKMRALEEQAGKDVTLGEPSLAAELGLQTDRPKKQTRRTPRRHTQQDVEGEFSKESTQEKRVDGEQKTRQRPGRMRKESRGDGRGDKEGETRRPPKGKNREYTKEQDVEQGRGETGAQRKLPLSVTTVYLGGIPAGLRVSELKTALREREAAPLRLTWQGAQHRAFLDYSDPQAADQALEALQGLCLNDHNLQAELAKSQRGGTRSGQSIKRQKPPAAPKSKMAPPDAESDTAGETEQ, translated from the exons ATGGAGCCTGTCATAAAGATAAATCCAG GGGCGTCGAAATGGGACATTCGTCAGAAGGTTTGGGACTACATAGAGGAAAACAATCTGGCCAACTTTCCAAGGCCTGTTCACAACAGAATCCCAAACTTCAAG ggTGCTTTTGTGGCCTGCACCAAATTGGCGGAGCTGCAGGCGTTCACCCAGTCAGCTGAGGTGAAGGTGGATCCTGATAAACCCCTGGAAGGTGCCCGACTAGCAGTTCTGCAG GCAAGGAAAACTTTATTGGTTCCAACTCCCCGTCTTCGCACTGGTCTTTTCAACAAGATCATTCCTCCCCAGGGCGCCACCAAAGAACAGCTGCGCATATGCGCCTCCTCTCAG GGTGTGAAAGACTTCAGCGTGCCTGTTGGCCTGGATGCACAGGTAAAGGTAGACTTGGTGGTGGTTGGCTCTGTTGCAGTATCAGAGAAAG GTTGTCGGATTGGAAAAGGGGAGGGATTTGCTGACATGGAGTACGCCATGATGGCTTCAATGGGGGCTGTGAATGACTCTGCTGTGGTAGTCACTGTCGTCCATGACTGCCAG GTGGTAGATATTCCAGAGGAGCTAATGGGAGATCATGACCTGACTGTTGACTACGTGCTCACACCCACCAGAGTTATTAAGACTAACTGCCAGCTACCCAAACCACAGGGAATCATCTGGACTAAG CTGGACCCAGAAAAGCTGGAGAGGATCCCCATCCTGAAGAAGATGCGTGCCCTGGAGGAGCAGGCAGGAAAGGATGTTACACTCGGGGAACCATCACTTGCAGCAGAGCTCGGTTTGCAGACTGATCGACCCAAAAAGCAAACCAGACGGACACCGAGGCGGCACACGCAGCAGGATGTCGAGGGAGAATTTAGTAAGGAATCCACACAGGAGAAAAGAGTAGATGGAGAACAGAAAACCAGACAGCGACCAGGTAGAATGAGGAAAGAaagcagaggagatggcaggggaGATAAGGAGGGTGAAACACGCAGGCCACCAAAGGGTAAAAACAGGGAGTACACGAAGGAGCAGGACGTAGAACAAGGTAGAGGTGAAACAGGGGCTCAGCGTAAGCTCCCTCTGAGTGTGACCACAGTTTACCTGGGAGGAATCCCTGCTGGGCTGCGTGTTAGTGAGCTGAAAACTGCCCTCAGAGAGAGGGAAGCTGCGCCACTCAGGCTCACCTGGCAGGGAGCTCAACACCGGGCCTTCCTGGACTACAGTGACCCTCAGGCTGCAGATCAGGCCCTGGAGGCGCTGCAGGGTCTCTGTCTGAATGATCACAATCTGCAGGCTGAGCTGGCCAAGAGCCAACGTGGAGGCACAAGGTCTGGACAGTCCATTAAGAGACAAAAACCACCCGCTGCTCCGaagtcaaaaatggcaccaccAGATGCTGAGAGTGACACTGCTGGGGAGACGGAGCAGTAA
- the foxf1 gene encoding forkhead box protein F1, which yields MTAEVQQPPAQTPAQSSPMSAPEKPHGQTVVMETASSTTKTKKTNAGIRRPEKPPYSYIALIVMAIQSSPTKRLTLSEIYQFLQSRFPFFRGSYQGWKNSVRHNLSLNECFIKLPKGLGRPGKGHYWTIDPASEFMFEEGSFRRRPRGFRRKCQALKPMYSMMNGLGFNHIPESYNFQGSGGGLSCPPNSLSLDSGIGMMNGHLAGNMDGMGLSGHSMSHLSTNSGHSYMGSCTGSTGSDYPHHDNSASPLLTSGGVMEPHPVYSSSASAWAPAPSASLNNGASYIKQQPLSPCNPGANPLQPSLPTHSLEQPYLHQNGHSTADLQGIPRYHSQSPSMCDRKEFVFSFNAMTSSAMHSPSSSSYYHHQQVAYQDIKPCVM from the exons ATGACGGCAGAGGTCCAGCAGCCGCCAGCGCAGACTCCTGCCCAGAGCAGCCCGATGTCCGCTCCAGAGAAGCCGCACGGACAGACTGTGGTGATGGAAACCGCTTCCTCCACTACGAAAACCAAAAAGACAAACGCGGGGATCCGACGACCTGAGAAGCCTCCCTATTCATACATAGCCTTAATAGTTATGGCTATCCAGAGCTCTCCAACCAAGCGCTTGACGCTCAGCGAAATATACCAATTCCTGCAGAGTCGCTTCCCGTTTTTCAGGGGCTCGTATCAAGGATGGAAGAACTCCGTGCGTCACAACTTGTCCCTGAACGAGTGCTTCATTAAGCTGCCCAAAGGCCTCGGTCGACCAGGGAAGGGCCACTACTGGACTATCGACCCGGCAAGTGAGTTTATGTTCGAGGAAGGATCCTTCAGAAGGAGACCCAGGGGTTTTAGGCGCAAGTGCCAGGCGCTGAAGCCCATGTACAGCATGATGAACGGCCTGGGATTCAACCACATTCCCGAGTCTTACAACTTCCAGGGGAGCGGCGGGGGCCTATCCTGCCCGCCCAACAGTTTGTCTCTGGACAGTGGGATTGGGATGATGAATGGACATTTAGCAGGTAACATGGATGGGATGGGTCTGTCCGGGCACTCCATGTCACACTTGTCGACAAACAGTGGACATTCCTACATGGGAAGTTGTACAGGATCCACTGGGAGCGATTATCCCCACCACGATAATTCCGCCTCCCCTCTGCTCACCAGCGGGGGAGTCATGGAGCCTCATCCCGTGTACTCAAGCTCAGCCTCAGCGTGGGCTCCGGCCCCTTCAGCCTCACTGAATAACGGGGCTTCCTACATTAAGCAGCAGCCACTGTCACCTTGCAATCCGGGGGCGAACCCCCTGCAGCCCAGCTTGCCCACGCATTCATTAGAGCAGCCGTACCTGCACCAGAACGGGCACAGCACCGCAGATTTACAAG GTATTCCTCGGTACCATTCCCAGTCCCCCAGCATGTGCGACCGAAAGGAGTTCGTGTTCTCGTTCAACGCCATGACGTCCTCGGCCATGCACTCACCGAGCAGCAGCTCGTACTACCACCACCAACAGGTCGCCTACCAGGACATCAAACCTTGCGTGATGTGA